A genomic window from Serratia liquefaciens includes:
- a CDS encoding riboflavin synthase yields the protein MFTGIVQGTAPLVAIDEKSNFRTHVIEMPTELLPGLELGASVAHNGCCLTVTAVEGNRVSFDLIKETLRLTNLGDLALGDVVNIERAAKFNDEIGGHLMSGHIICTAEVAKIYTSENNRQVWLRMPDAELMKYVLHKGFIGIDGISLTIGEVVNNRFCVHLIPETLERTTLGKKRLGDKVNIEIDPQTQAVVDTVERVLASREAAMAAASALAQKI from the coding sequence ATGTTCACCGGTATCGTACAAGGCACCGCGCCGCTGGTCGCCATTGATGAAAAATCCAACTTCCGTACCCACGTCATAGAAATGCCTACCGAACTGCTTCCTGGGCTGGAGCTGGGCGCGTCCGTGGCGCATAACGGCTGCTGCCTGACCGTCACCGCGGTAGAGGGTAACCGCGTCAGCTTTGATCTGATCAAAGAAACCCTGCGTCTGACCAACCTCGGTGATCTGGCGCTGGGCGATGTGGTTAACATTGAAAGAGCGGCCAAGTTTAATGATGAAATTGGCGGTCACCTGATGTCCGGCCATATTATCTGCACGGCGGAAGTGGCCAAGATTTATACCTCCGAGAATAATCGCCAGGTATGGTTACGTATGCCGGATGCGGAACTGATGAAATATGTTCTGCACAAAGGGTTTATCGGTATTGACGGAATAAGCCTGACCATCGGTGAAGTGGTGAATAACCGTTTTTGCGTGCACCTGATCCCGGAAACGCTGGAACGCACCACGCTGGGCAAAAAACGCCTGGGCGATAAGGTGAATATTGAGATCGACCCGCAAACGCAGGCGGTGGTAGACACCGTCGAGCGGGTGTTGGCAAGCCGCGAAGCGGCAATGGCGGCGGCGAGCGCGCTGGCGCAGAAGATCTGA
- the pykF gene encoding pyruvate kinase PykF has product MKKTKIVCTIGPKTESEEMLTNLLNAGMNVMRLNFSHGDYEEHGNRIKNMRAVMAKTGQNAGILLDTKGPEIRTMKLEGGKDASLVAGQTFTFTTDQSVIGNNERVAVTYAGFSADLKIGNTVLVDDGLIGMEVTNVTENEVVCKVLNSGDLGENKGVNLPGVSIQLPALAEKDKRDLIFGCEQGVDFVAASFIRKRSDVLEIREHLKAHGGEQIQIISKIENQEGLNNFDEILEASDGIMVARGDLGVEIPVEEVIFAQKMMIEKCNRARKVVITATQMLDSMIKNPRPTRAEAGDVANAILDGTDAVMLSGESAKGKYPLEAVTIMATICERTDRVMPSRIDSLNDNRKLRITEAVCRGAVETAEKLDAPLIVVATSGGKSAKSVRKYFPNAVILALTTNETTAHQLILTKGVIPQMVKEIASTDDFYRIGKEAALASGLAQKGDVVVMVSGALVPSGTTNTASVHVL; this is encoded by the coding sequence ATGAAAAAGACCAAAATTGTTTGTACCATCGGTCCAAAAACCGAATCGGAAGAAATGCTGACCAACCTGCTGAACGCCGGCATGAACGTAATGCGCCTTAACTTCTCCCACGGTGATTACGAAGAGCACGGCAACCGCATCAAGAACATGCGCGCCGTGATGGCGAAAACCGGTCAGAACGCCGGTATCCTGTTGGATACCAAAGGCCCGGAAATCCGCACCATGAAACTGGAAGGCGGCAAAGATGCCTCTCTGGTTGCCGGCCAGACCTTTACTTTCACCACCGATCAGAGCGTTATCGGCAACAACGAACGCGTTGCAGTAACCTACGCCGGTTTTAGCGCAGATCTGAAAATCGGCAACACCGTACTGGTGGACGACGGCCTGATCGGCATGGAAGTCACCAACGTGACCGAAAATGAAGTGGTTTGTAAGGTGCTTAACAGCGGCGACCTGGGCGAAAACAAAGGCGTTAACCTGCCGGGCGTTTCCATCCAGTTGCCGGCATTGGCTGAAAAAGACAAGCGCGATCTGATCTTCGGCTGCGAACAGGGTGTGGACTTTGTTGCCGCTTCCTTTATCCGCAAGCGTTCAGACGTGCTGGAAATCCGTGAGCACCTGAAAGCCCACGGCGGCGAGCAAATCCAGATCATCTCCAAAATCGAAAACCAGGAAGGCCTAAACAACTTCGATGAAATCCTCGAAGCTTCTGACGGCATCATGGTAGCTCGTGGCGATCTGGGCGTAGAAATCCCGGTAGAAGAAGTGATCTTCGCTCAGAAGATGATGATCGAAAAATGTAACCGCGCACGTAAAGTGGTGATCACCGCCACCCAGATGCTCGATTCCATGATCAAGAACCCGCGCCCTACCCGTGCAGAAGCCGGCGACGTGGCCAACGCCATTCTGGACGGTACCGACGCGGTGATGCTGTCAGGCGAAAGCGCCAAGGGTAAGTACCCGCTTGAAGCCGTTACCATCATGGCGACCATCTGTGAGCGCACAGATCGCGTGATGCCGAGCCGTATCGACAGCCTGAACGACAACCGCAAGCTGCGCATCACCGAAGCCGTATGCCGTGGCGCCGTTGAAACCGCAGAGAAACTGGATGCGCCACTGATCGTGGTTGCCACTAGCGGCGGCAAATCTGCCAAATCCGTGCGTAAGTACTTTCCTAACGCCGTGATCCTGGCGCTGACCACCAACGAAACCACCGCGCATCAACTGATTCTGACCAAGGGCGTGATCCCACAGATGGTCAAGGAAATTGCCTCTACCGACGACTTCTATCGCATCGGTAAAGAAGCGGCGCTGGCCAGCGGTCTGGCACAAAAAGGCGACGTTGTGGTGATGGTTTCCGGTGCACTGGTTCCAAGCGGCACTACCAATACTGCCTCGGTTCACGTGCTTTAA
- a CDS encoding cupin yields MLKFTAETPFEKLDNGLTRRQGVMSDGTSATEVKFDAGTFGQLQKRAYALQARVVSGEFEFTVGNDTQVIVAGETIAIPANIASGCFCLSAGTLLEIIVSG; encoded by the coding sequence ATGCTGAAATTTACCGCAGAAACTCCGTTTGAAAAACTGGATAACGGCCTTACCCGCAGACAAGGGGTAATGAGCGACGGCACCAGCGCCACGGAAGTGAAGTTCGACGCAGGAACCTTCGGCCAACTGCAAAAGCGGGCTTACGCTCTGCAGGCGCGGGTGGTTTCCGGTGAGTTTGAATTCACCGTCGGCAATGATACCCAGGTGATCGTGGCCGGTGAAACTATCGCCATCCCCGCTAACATTGCCAGCGGCTGCTTCTGCCTGTCGGCCGGTACGCTGCTGGAAATTATCGTATCCGGCTAA
- a CDS encoding MATE family efflux transporter yields MQKYFIEARSLLALAIPVIIAQISQTAMGVVDTIMAGAYSATDMAAVAVGTSIWLPAILFGHGLLLALTPVIAQLNGAGRRDRIAHQVRQGFWLAAAVSLLVIIVLYNSKFVIDMMHNIDPQLADKAVGYLHAIMWGAPGYLFFQVLRGQCEGLSKTKPGMVIGFLGLLVNIPINYIFIYGKFGMPELGGIGCGVATGSVYWFMFLAMRWYVKRASSQRDILPHEGSSLRPDWPAIKRLFGIGLPVALALFFEVTLFAVVALLVSPLGIVSVAGHQIALNFSSLMFVLPLSLGVSATIRVGYRLGEGSVEGARIAAYSAIGVGILMACGTALFTATFREPIALLYNDSPAVVAMASQLMLLAAIYQISDSIQVIGSGVLRGYKDTRSIFFITFIAYWVLGLPSGYLLALTDIVVPAMGPSGFWIGFIIGLTFAAIMMALRMRWLQKQPAALILQRSAR; encoded by the coding sequence GTGCAGAAGTACTTCATTGAAGCGCGTAGTTTATTGGCCCTCGCAATCCCGGTAATCATCGCGCAAATATCACAAACCGCAATGGGCGTGGTAGATACCATTATGGCCGGCGCCTACAGTGCCACAGATATGGCGGCGGTCGCCGTCGGGACCTCTATTTGGCTGCCGGCCATTTTGTTCGGTCACGGTCTGTTGTTGGCGTTGACGCCGGTCATCGCACAACTTAACGGCGCGGGCCGACGAGATCGCATTGCTCATCAGGTGCGCCAGGGCTTCTGGCTGGCGGCGGCGGTCTCGCTGCTGGTGATTATCGTGCTGTATAACAGTAAGTTCGTCATCGACATGATGCACAACATCGACCCACAATTGGCGGATAAAGCCGTGGGTTATCTGCATGCCATCATGTGGGGCGCGCCGGGTTATCTGTTCTTCCAGGTGCTGCGCGGCCAGTGTGAAGGGCTGTCAAAAACCAAGCCCGGCATGGTAATTGGCTTCCTCGGCCTGCTGGTGAACATCCCGATCAACTATATCTTTATCTACGGTAAGTTCGGCATGCCTGAATTGGGCGGCATAGGTTGTGGCGTGGCGACCGGCAGCGTTTACTGGTTTATGTTCCTGGCGATGCGCTGGTACGTAAAGCGCGCCTCTTCGCAGCGCGATATTTTGCCACACGAAGGCAGCAGCCTGCGGCCCGACTGGCCGGCAATAAAACGCCTGTTCGGCATCGGTCTGCCGGTCGCGCTGGCGCTGTTCTTTGAAGTTACGCTGTTCGCCGTCGTCGCCCTGCTGGTTTCTCCGTTGGGTATCGTTTCGGTGGCCGGGCATCAGATTGCCCTGAACTTCAGCTCGCTGATGTTCGTGTTGCCTCTGTCGTTAGGCGTCAGCGCGACGATTCGCGTCGGCTATCGGTTGGGCGAAGGCTCGGTCGAAGGGGCGCGGATTGCCGCTTATTCGGCTATCGGCGTTGGTATTCTGATGGCCTGCGGCACCGCGTTGTTCACCGCCACCTTCCGCGAGCCAATCGCGCTGCTGTACAACGACAGCCCGGCGGTAGTGGCCATGGCATCGCAGCTGATGCTGTTGGCAGCCATTTACCAGATCTCCGATTCTATTCAGGTGATTGGCAGCGGCGTTCTGCGTGGCTACAAAGACACCCGCTCGATATTCTTCATCACCTTTATCGCCTATTGGGTGCTGGGGCTGCCAAGCGGTTATCTGTTGGCATTGACCGACATTGTCGTGCCGGCGATGGGGCCAAGCGGCTTCTGGATTGGGTTTATTATCGGGCTGACCTTCGCCGCTATCATGATGGCCTTGCGTATGCGTTGGCTGCAAAAACAGCCCGCCGCACTGATCCTGCAGCGCTCTGCACGCTAA
- a CDS encoding I78 family peptidase inhibitor: MKFYGKTLMLTALLALSACSSSPDQGAANPAVDADSDTCGAAQYQNYVGKPMSSLEGVQIESQVRAIPYNSAVTMDFNLRRLNFLGDSEDKIIRVYCG, encoded by the coding sequence GTGAAGTTTTATGGGAAAACGTTGATGTTAACGGCGCTGCTGGCGCTGAGTGCTTGTAGCAGTTCGCCCGATCAGGGCGCGGCCAACCCGGCAGTGGATGCCGATAGCGACACCTGCGGCGCGGCGCAATACCAGAATTATGTCGGTAAACCGATGTCGTCGCTGGAAGGTGTTCAGATTGAATCGCAGGTGCGTGCGATTCCTTATAACTCAGCGGTCACGATGGATTTCAATCTGCGCCGTCTGAATTTCCTGGGTGATAGCGAGGATAAAATTATCCGCGTTTATTGCGGCTGA